A single window of Pontibacillus chungwhensis DNA harbors:
- a CDS encoding FecCD family ABC transporter permease, producing MIHPKQIRKQRLTLLFLIISVFVTAFIATGLGYSSVSFDRILPTFMGGGTFKESFVIFSVRLPRIAITVLAGMALALSGAILQSITQNDLADPGIIGINAGAGLGIAVYFLYFPLQVGTFVYMIPLVGFIGAIVTSALIYLFSYQKNVGFQPVRLVLVGIGFAMALSGAMIILISSAERKKVDFIANWLAGNIWGTDFSFVLAILPWLLVLIPYTIYKASRMNLLSLSEPVAIGAGVSIEKERVTLLITAVALAAASVSVTGGIAFIGLLAPHLAKALVGKRAEAYIPVSILLGGLLLLIADTIGRNVLDPEGIPAGIMTALIGAPYFIYLLIKKT from the coding sequence ATGATTCATCCAAAACAAATACGCAAACAACGATTGACTTTGCTTTTTCTTATCATTTCCGTGTTCGTGACCGCCTTTATAGCCACAGGTCTTGGATATTCTTCGGTTTCCTTTGATCGTATCCTGCCTACTTTTATGGGGGGAGGAACCTTTAAGGAGTCGTTTGTCATCTTTTCTGTGCGCCTGCCGAGAATTGCGATTACCGTTCTAGCTGGTATGGCGTTGGCCTTATCAGGGGCTATTTTACAAAGCATTACGCAAAATGACTTAGCTGACCCTGGTATTATTGGTATTAATGCAGGTGCTGGCCTAGGCATTGCTGTATACTTTTTGTATTTCCCCTTACAGGTGGGGACATTTGTGTACATGATACCTTTAGTCGGTTTTATCGGTGCAATTGTGACGTCAGCCCTTATTTATCTTTTCTCTTATCAGAAAAACGTAGGATTTCAGCCTGTCCGTCTCGTCCTCGTTGGGATTGGCTTCGCGATGGCTTTATCAGGAGCCATGATTATTCTGATTTCTTCTGCTGAGAGGAAGAAAGTTGACTTTATTGCAAACTGGTTAGCAGGCAATATATGGGGGACGGACTTTTCCTTTGTGCTGGCGATATTACCATGGCTTTTGGTGCTCATTCCTTATACCATTTATAAAGCGAGTCGCATGAATCTGCTGAGCTTAAGTGAACCAGTGGCCATTGGGGCAGGGGTGTCGATTGAGAAAGAACGCGTCACCCTCCTCATCACAGCCGTTGCGTTAGCAGCTGCCTCCGTTTCTGTAACGGGCGGAATTGCCTTTATCGGACTTCTGGCTCCTCACCTGGCAAAAGCTCTCGTAGGTAAACGAGCAGAAGCTTACATTCCAGTATCGATTCTGTTAGGGGGGCTTCTCTTATTAATCGCAGATACCATTGGACGGAATGTATTAGACCCAGAAGGGATTCCTGCAGGTATTATGACAGCGCTCATTGGCGCCCCTTACTTTATTTATCTGTTAATCAAAAAGACATAA
- a CDS encoding serine hydrolase domain-containing protein, protein MNQSAVEIRQTLEDLMIRNHFSGSIYIKQGDEVLFEAAGGDADRSEERKNTIETRFRIASGCKLFTAIAICQLVDQGLISFYSKLSDSVDVTFPYFDEGVTIHHLLTHTSGVADYFDEDEMDDFEALWKTTPMYCLRNLEDFLPLFEKGRMKFQPGDDFHYNNAGFILLGLIIEAKTGMKFRDYIVQNVFKPAGMDSSGYFALDQLPSNVAYGYVELDDGSWKTNQYSIPVVGGADGGAYVTAPDMGKMWEALLSGALCSEETLETMLTPHVEVREGVYYGYGLWIHKRENQTYKYHVMGYDPGVSFHSAFYPNKRITLAVPSNRSDDAYDVMKAVEDTLIDD, encoded by the coding sequence ATGAATCAATCAGCAGTGGAAATTCGACAAACTCTTGAGGATCTTATGATACGAAATCACTTCTCTGGATCGATTTATATTAAGCAAGGGGATGAGGTTCTTTTTGAGGCAGCGGGAGGGGATGCGGATCGTTCGGAAGAAAGGAAGAATACAATCGAGACTCGCTTTCGCATTGCCTCTGGTTGTAAGCTGTTTACAGCCATTGCGATTTGCCAGCTCGTAGACCAAGGCTTGATCTCCTTTTATTCAAAGCTAAGCGACTCCGTGGATGTCACATTCCCGTACTTTGATGAAGGGGTTACCATTCATCATCTTCTTACCCATACTTCCGGTGTTGCGGATTATTTTGATGAGGATGAAATGGATGACTTTGAAGCATTATGGAAAACGACGCCTATGTATTGCCTTCGAAATTTAGAAGATTTCTTACCACTGTTTGAAAAAGGAAGAATGAAATTTCAACCTGGCGATGACTTTCATTACAACAATGCAGGATTTATCTTATTAGGGCTCATAATAGAAGCAAAGACCGGTATGAAGTTCCGGGATTATATTGTTCAAAATGTGTTTAAACCAGCTGGTATGGATTCTTCTGGCTACTTTGCGCTAGATCAACTGCCAAGCAATGTAGCTTACGGATATGTAGAATTAGATGATGGTTCCTGGAAAACGAATCAGTACTCAATTCCGGTCGTGGGCGGAGCCGATGGAGGCGCATATGTGACAGCTCCTGACATGGGGAAAATGTGGGAAGCCCTTTTAAGTGGGGCTTTATGCAGCGAAGAAACGTTAGAGACGATGCTGACTCCTCATGTGGAAGTGAGGGAAGGCGTCTATTATGGATACGGCTTATGGATTCATAAAAGAGAGAATCAAACGTACAAATACCATGTTATGGGTTATGATCCTGGTGTGAGTTTCCATTCTGCTTTTTACCCAAACAAAAGAATTACCCTTGCTGTCCCGTCTAATCGGAGTGATGATGCTTATGATGTGATGAAGGCAGTAGAGGATACCCTCATTGATGATTAA
- a CDS encoding cupin domain-containing protein — MEWFRFDERVGNPITEFGSDFIMSKIAITEEKTHITCMYLQVGGSIGYHPAVVNQLLLVVKGEGTVCGEEREFISISEGEAVFWNKGEKHETRSEKGLTAIVIEGDGVTPDWMASPS, encoded by the coding sequence ATGGAATGGTTTCGATTTGATGAACGAGTCGGAAATCCAATTACGGAATTTGGATCCGACTTTATTATGTCGAAAATTGCAATAACCGAGGAGAAGACACATATCACTTGTATGTACTTACAGGTTGGGGGAAGCATTGGCTATCACCCCGCTGTTGTCAATCAACTTCTTCTCGTCGTGAAAGGGGAAGGGACCGTCTGCGGGGAAGAGCGGGAATTCATTTCGATCTCAGAAGGAGAAGCGGTGTTTTGGAATAAAGGAGAGAAACATGAAACCCGTTCTGAAAAAGGGCTTACGGCTATTGTTATTGAAGGGGACGGCGTTACACCTGATTGGATGGCAAGTCCGTCATGA
- a CDS encoding DUF1002 domain-containing protein yields MKRILFFVVAIFLLSSTVINTVQASPNGGKGINEKLGVPIVVYGETLTDEQEEEVRNQLNVENRDAVDEYSVNGQDIANYIGGNPNSRMYSSVKITPEEEGSGLNVNIITPDNITQVTKEMYKNALLTAGVTDATVDVASPVQVSGHSALTGIYKAYDVNGAKLDSDRMKVASEELDVATKLAEEAGIDKEKVSQLISEIKKEIAKQNPVTREEVEQIVKDQLDSLNINLNPQDVERLTNLFDQIRKLNINFDDVQKQLEDIAASAKDLLNDEGFWNSIASFFERILTAISELIQSLLNAIRSIFA; encoded by the coding sequence ATGAAACGGATACTATTCTTCGTTGTAGCCATTTTTCTACTGAGTTCTACCGTGATCAACACGGTTCAGGCATCACCGAACGGCGGAAAAGGAATAAACGAAAAGTTAGGCGTTCCTATTGTCGTGTACGGAGAAACATTAACAGATGAGCAGGAAGAAGAAGTCAGAAACCAATTAAATGTAGAGAACCGTGACGCTGTTGATGAATACAGCGTGAATGGGCAGGATATTGCGAACTATATTGGAGGTAATCCAAACTCGAGGATGTATTCTTCCGTCAAAATTACCCCTGAAGAAGAAGGGTCGGGGTTAAATGTAAACATCATTACACCAGATAACATTACGCAAGTGACGAAAGAAATGTATAAAAACGCCCTCCTAACGGCCGGGGTAACGGATGCGACTGTTGACGTCGCCTCTCCTGTTCAGGTGAGCGGTCATTCTGCGTTGACTGGTATTTATAAGGCTTATGATGTTAATGGTGCGAAACTCGATTCAGATCGAATGAAAGTGGCAAGTGAGGAGCTCGATGTAGCAACTAAACTCGCAGAAGAAGCGGGGATCGATAAAGAGAAAGTTAGCCAGCTTATCTCTGAAATTAAGAAAGAGATTGCTAAACAAAACCCTGTAACAAGAGAGGAAGTTGAGCAGATTGTCAAAGACCAGCTCGATTCTCTAAACATCAACTTGAATCCTCAAGATGTGGAACGACTCACCAATCTGTTTGATCAAATCCGTAAACTCAATATTAACTTCGATGACGTCCAGAAGCAGTTAGAAGACATTGCAGCAAGTGCCAAGGATCTCTTAAACGATGAAGGATTCTGGAATAGCATCGCTTCGTTCTTCGAAAGAATCTTAACGGCGATTAGTGAATTGATTCAATCGTTATTGAATGCAATTAGGAGTATCTTCGCATAA
- a CDS encoding ribonuclease H-like YkuK family protein — MEYSTFYNQSKQHMSIEDVLQSIESFIAQDPANQYRLSIGTDSHVHKSHTRFITAIHIHRIGKGAWGALRNHTVTRKIMSLKEKISIETWLSQEIAFHFTPEYLAGLGQLLAPYEKEGASLQFEIHLDIGTKGRSKDLIKDMTERIDAMGIDVKIKPDSYAASSYANRYTK; from the coding sequence ATGGAATACTCCACCTTTTACAATCAGTCCAAACAACATATGTCGATCGAAGACGTTCTTCAATCTATCGAATCCTTTATCGCACAAGACCCCGCGAATCAGTACCGCTTATCGATTGGTACCGACTCCCACGTTCACAAAAGCCACACCCGCTTCATTACGGCGATTCACATCCATCGGATCGGCAAAGGGGCCTGGGGAGCTCTTAGAAACCACACGGTAACAAGAAAGATTATGAGTTTAAAAGAAAAGATCTCCATTGAGACATGGCTGAGTCAGGAGATTGCTTTCCACTTCACGCCTGAATACTTAGCGGGTCTCGGACAACTCTTAGCTCCATATGAAAAAGAAGGCGCATCTCTTCAATTTGAAATCCATCTTGATATCGGCACAAAAGGACGTAGTAAAGATTTGATTAAAGATATGACAGAACGGATTGATGCGATGGGGATTGATGTGAAAATTAAGCCAGATTCCTATGCCGCATCAAGCTACGCCAATCGTTATACCAAATAA
- the ggt gene encoding gamma-glutamyltransferase: MTTDYNHYPYVSQRMTTFAQNGMVATSQPLASQAGLDIMKQGGNAIDAAIATAACLTVVEPTSNGIGGDAFALVWTKGELHGLNASGPAPKGISIEAVKGKGYEEIPPFGFVPVTVPGVPAGWAELSKRFGKLPFKDVLEPAIQYAEKGFPISPVLGKFWQGAYKKFKETLTDEEFTYWFDTFAPDGRAPEIGELWKSKGHAETLRSIAETQAESFYHGELAEKMDAFSKEYGGFLRKEDLESFKPEWVDPIKVNYRGYDVWEIPPNGQGLAALMALRTLEDYDLTEKESPETYHKMIEAMKLAFVDTQKYVTEEGEMSVSVEDLLSKAYADERRKLIGEEAIMPEAGTPPKGGTVYLATADNEGNMVSFIQSNYMGFGSGLVVPGTGIALQNRGHNFSMDPEHDNALQGGKRTYHTIIPGFLTKGDEPVGPFGVMGGFMQPQGHLQVVMNTIDFHLNPQAALDAPRWQWMEGKTVMVEPQFPNAIAQILARKGHNIKVALDGAGFGRGQIIWRNPDTGILQGGTEARTDGTISAW, translated from the coding sequence ATGACAACCGATTACAATCACTATCCATACGTTTCACAACGTATGACAACATTTGCTCAAAATGGAATGGTAGCTACGTCTCAGCCACTCGCATCACAGGCTGGGTTAGATATTATGAAACAAGGTGGTAATGCAATTGATGCTGCCATTGCCACTGCGGCTTGCTTAACAGTCGTTGAACCCACTTCAAATGGAATTGGGGGAGATGCCTTTGCTCTTGTATGGACCAAAGGGGAATTGCACGGGTTAAACGCAAGCGGACCAGCGCCAAAAGGGATATCGATTGAGGCTGTTAAAGGGAAGGGCTATGAGGAGATTCCTCCATTTGGTTTTGTACCTGTAACCGTTCCAGGCGTCCCAGCTGGTTGGGCAGAGCTTTCAAAGCGATTTGGTAAATTGCCGTTTAAAGATGTATTAGAACCGGCCATTCAGTATGCGGAAAAAGGTTTTCCGATCTCACCGGTGTTAGGGAAGTTCTGGCAAGGGGCCTATAAGAAATTTAAAGAAACGCTAACAGATGAAGAATTTACATACTGGTTCGACACCTTTGCTCCAGATGGAAGAGCTCCTGAGATCGGTGAATTGTGGAAATCTAAAGGACACGCGGAAACGCTACGCTCCATTGCTGAAACACAGGCTGAAAGCTTCTACCACGGGGAGCTAGCTGAAAAGATGGATGCTTTCTCAAAAGAGTACGGTGGTTTTTTAAGAAAAGAAGATCTTGAAAGTTTCAAACCTGAGTGGGTCGATCCAATTAAAGTAAATTACCGCGGTTACGATGTATGGGAGATCCCGCCAAACGGCCAGGGGCTGGCAGCGCTTATGGCCCTTCGTACACTAGAGGATTACGATCTCACTGAGAAAGAATCACCGGAGACGTATCATAAAATGATTGAGGCCATGAAGCTTGCGTTTGTGGATACACAAAAGTACGTGACAGAAGAGGGTGAAATGTCTGTATCCGTAGAAGACCTTTTGTCAAAAGCGTATGCAGATGAGCGCCGCAAGCTAATTGGTGAAGAAGCCATCATGCCTGAAGCAGGAACGCCTCCTAAAGGGGGAACCGTATATCTGGCAACAGCGGACAACGAAGGAAATATGGTATCCTTTATTCAGAGTAACTACATGGGATTTGGGTCAGGTTTAGTTGTACCTGGAACAGGGATTGCCCTTCAAAACCGTGGTCATAACTTCTCTATGGACCCAGAACATGATAATGCCCTTCAAGGAGGCAAACGGACGTATCACACCATTATCCCAGGCTTCCTGACAAAAGGAGACGAGCCAGTCGGACCATTTGGCGTGATGGGAGGCTTTATGCAGCCCCAGGGTCATCTGCAGGTGGTCATGAATACCATAGACTTCCACCTCAACCCCCAGGCAGCTCTAGATGCCCCGCGCTGGCAGTGGATGGAAGGAAAGACAGTCATGGTTGAGCCCCAATTCCCGAATGCCATCGCTCAAATCCTGGCTAGAAAAGGGCACAACATTAAAGTCGCCCTTGATGGAGCTGGATTTGGTCGGGGGCAGATCATTTGGCGAAACCCTGATACAGGCATCTTGCAAGGCGGTACTGAAGCAAGGACTGACGGAACCATCTCAGCCTGGTAA
- a CDS encoding chromate transporter, which translates to MKAVHIFLAFFRVGILGYGGGPASIPLVHKEVVDKYKWMNEDEFSDLLALANTLPGPVATKLAGYIGYRVQGIRGMLNATFAVMVPTIILMIILLTSLSSVKDQAWVQGMTEAVVPVVGVMLAVLTWQFLKKSKSGLGWIATLLMALVTGLLMEALGVHPGIIIAGLLILAIFRKDKKEGDAS; encoded by the coding sequence ATGAAAGCAGTACATATTTTTCTAGCATTTTTTCGAGTAGGTATATTAGGATACGGCGGTGGCCCGGCTTCGATTCCGCTTGTGCATAAAGAAGTAGTGGACAAGTATAAGTGGATGAATGAGGATGAGTTCTCTGATCTGCTGGCTCTTGCAAATACACTTCCTGGACCGGTGGCTACAAAGTTAGCTGGTTATATTGGCTATCGTGTGCAAGGCATTCGGGGAATGTTGAACGCAACCTTTGCCGTTATGGTCCCAACCATTATTTTGATGATTATTCTGTTAACTTCGCTCTCATCTGTAAAAGATCAGGCGTGGGTGCAAGGGATGACAGAGGCGGTTGTGCCGGTGGTCGGAGTTATGTTAGCCGTATTAACGTGGCAGTTTTTAAAGAAATCGAAGAGTGGTCTTGGTTGGATAGCTACGCTTCTGATGGCACTAGTGACGGGCTTGTTGATGGAAGCTCTTGGTGTTCATCCTGGTATTATTATTGCGGGTCTCCTGATCCTTGCGATCTTTAGAAAAGACAAGAAAGAGGGGGACGCATCATGA
- a CDS encoding chromate transporter gives MIYWQIFLAFFIPGVLGYGGGPASIPLVENEVVGRYGWLTVNEFSEVLAMGNALPGPIATKMAGYIGFEVGGVLGATVGVFAAVAPSLILMIALLGLLYKYKDSPKVKRMTLYVRPTIAVLLGVIAFNFFVTSFQGGGTFHTIFLISASYVLLERLNVHPAFVIAGSLLYGALFMG, from the coding sequence ATGATCTACTGGCAGATTTTCTTAGCTTTCTTTATTCCAGGAGTACTGGGATATGGAGGGGGGCCTGCATCGATTCCACTTGTTGAAAATGAAGTGGTGGGTCGTTATGGCTGGTTAACGGTTAATGAATTCAGTGAAGTTCTTGCGATGGGGAATGCGTTGCCTGGACCAATCGCAACAAAGATGGCTGGATATATCGGTTTTGAAGTAGGTGGAGTGCTTGGTGCGACTGTAGGTGTATTTGCAGCTGTGGCTCCTTCCCTTATTTTAATGATTGCGTTGTTAGGGTTGTTGTATAAATACAAAGATTCTCCGAAAGTGAAGCGAATGACACTCTACGTACGTCCGACGATTGCGGTGCTTTTAGGTGTGATCGCGTTTAATTTCTTCGTTACCTCCTTTCAAGGAGGAGGGACGTTCCATACGATCTTTTTAATCTCAGCTAGTTATGTGTTGCTTGAAAGGTTGAACGTTCATCCGGCTTTTGTCATTGCTGGATCGCTTCTATACGGAGCACTCTTTATGGGATGA
- a CDS encoding DsbA family protein, producing MAKTKQKSSNAWIYWMIGIIAAAVIIIVIVDRQMDGGSGGAISYEDQPFIGEEDAPVSMIEFYDYLCPHCQDYQEVAIPEIKQKLIDSGKAKLYLVNLPIIGDSNKAARFGEAVFQELGSETFVEYHEYIMGERIQEAGIFTDQYLEEALSSVVDDEEKVEQVVSAYQDGAGEDAVSTDRELASDLNVHQTPTIVVDGEVFEGATFEELEQAVDEAANE from the coding sequence ATGGCGAAAACCAAACAAAAAAGTAGCAACGCTTGGATTTATTGGATGATCGGTATTATCGCAGCTGCCGTCATTATCATTGTGATTGTTGATCGACAAATGGATGGTGGCTCAGGAGGCGCTATTTCTTATGAAGATCAACCATTTATTGGGGAGGAAGATGCTCCCGTTTCGATGATAGAGTTTTACGATTATTTATGCCCCCACTGTCAAGATTACCAGGAGGTAGCTATTCCTGAAATCAAGCAGAAGCTTATTGATAGCGGAAAAGCGAAGCTCTATTTAGTGAACCTACCGATAATCGGAGACTCTAATAAGGCTGCTCGCTTCGGTGAAGCGGTGTTTCAGGAATTAGGATCTGAAACATTTGTAGAGTATCACGAGTATATTATGGGCGAGCGTATTCAAGAGGCTGGCATCTTTACAGATCAATATCTTGAAGAAGCTTTGAGTTCGGTCGTAGATGATGAAGAGAAAGTCGAACAGGTTGTTTCAGCATATCAGGATGGAGCAGGGGAAGATGCGGTATCTACTGACCGTGAATTGGCCTCTGATCTAAATGTTCATCAAACCCCTACGATTGTTGTAGACGGTGAAGTCTTTGAAGGCGCTACTTTTGAAGAATTAGAACAAGCTGTAGATGAAGCAGCAAATGAATAA
- a CDS encoding Hsp20/alpha crystallin family protein: MSQSNKPTRGKSMFDDLFQINPNRSFLEAIDDFFTDSFQRGSGVRVDDTKKAFTVWVELPGVRKEDIDIELYDQSLRIVVDQSESIKESTTGYFRQSKSHFERTIALPENIIVRDMKAKHKDGVLEVSFPKRRGRKIEIE, translated from the coding sequence ATGAGTCAATCAAATAAACCGACTCGTGGGAAAAGCATGTTCGACGATTTATTTCAGATTAACCCCAATCGATCTTTTTTAGAAGCGATTGATGATTTCTTCACCGATTCGTTTCAACGGGGATCTGGGGTAAGAGTAGATGATACAAAGAAAGCTTTTACAGTGTGGGTTGAGCTGCCGGGTGTCAGAAAAGAGGATATTGATATTGAATTATATGACCAAAGTTTGCGTATTGTTGTAGATCAAAGTGAATCCATCAAAGAATCCACAACAGGGTATTTCAGACAATCTAAATCACACTTTGAAAGAACAATCGCTCTTCCGGAAAATATTATCGTCAGGGATATGAAAGCCAAACACAAAGATGGTGTACTCGAGGTTTCGTTTCCAAAAAGAAGAGGCAGAAAAATTGAAATAGAGTAA
- the rpiA gene encoding ribose 5-phosphate isomerase A gives MTWKNPLANNLQWSSDISNKEAKQKVATRLAERVKDGDIIGVGSGSTAFLAIQSIAKKIKEENLKILAIPTSHEVALTCSILGIPTTSLASAKPDWAFDGADEVDPHNHLIKGRGGAMFHEKLVIASSNETYILVDHSKFVEKLGSKHPVPLEVDPRAVHLVETCLESFEVSSVDLRMAQSKDGPVLTEAGHIILDVRFNHIEPGLEKELSSIPGVIESGLFQGYNINLMS, from the coding sequence ATGACTTGGAAAAATCCACTCGCAAACAACCTTCAATGGTCAAGTGACATATCCAATAAAGAAGCAAAACAAAAAGTAGCCACTCGTCTAGCCGAACGCGTAAAAGACGGAGATATTATTGGCGTTGGATCAGGCTCTACCGCTTTTCTTGCCATCCAATCGATTGCCAAGAAAATAAAGGAAGAAAATTTGAAGATACTAGCTATTCCAACCTCACATGAGGTCGCCCTAACGTGCAGTATCCTCGGCATACCAACTACTTCTCTTGCTTCTGCAAAACCAGATTGGGCATTCGACGGAGCTGACGAAGTAGATCCTCACAACCACCTTATTAAAGGGCGAGGCGGAGCGATGTTCCATGAGAAGCTTGTGATTGCTAGCAGCAATGAAACCTATATTCTTGTGGATCATTCAAAATTCGTTGAAAAGTTAGGATCGAAACATCCTGTGCCTCTTGAAGTAGACCCAAGAGCCGTACACTTAGTTGAAACCTGTCTTGAGTCTTTCGAGGTGTCATCCGTTGACCTGCGCATGGCACAGTCTAAAGATGGCCCCGTTCTAACTGAGGCAGGTCATATCATTTTAGACGTTCGCTTTAATCATATTGAACCAGGACTAGAAAAAGAGCTTTCTTCCATCCCCGGTGTCATTGAATCTGGTTTATTTCAAGGGTATAACATCAATCTTATGTCCTGA
- the ytzI gene encoding YtzI protein, with protein sequence MVGVIVVCLIIMIAVLALTMATISAGYNHKETVDPLPDNPYEDHTNQDTTHNT encoded by the coding sequence GTGGTAGGAGTTATTGTTGTCTGCCTGATTATCATGATCGCTGTATTAGCTCTCACAATGGCCACAATTTCAGCTGGCTATAACCATAAAGAAACGGTCGATCCTTTGCCGGACAATCCATACGAAGATCATACCAATCAAGACACAACGCACAATACTTGA
- the dapF gene encoding diaminopimelate epimerase: protein MNIEILKCHGSNNDFVLIDEMTGAYAFSEEDRVAIAKSLCDRNSIVGADGILFVLPSDVAEAQMRMFNPDGSEAEMCGNGLRCVARYVTEKLGKDEVVIETPEANLPVVKKEEMYEDIPSFEVNIEPVSFDAASLPLKSAHQIHIEQPIPVLSKDLTFTALSVPNPHLITVVPEIHDENLSWLGKVANQDKELLPNGVNVSYVQPLGDQKIFVRTYERGVGLTNACGTAMSASALTTVIVEMNQLNEEIFVFNRGGFVICTALKDGDDYVIKLRGNATYVYQSTVQLDVASGEVKEMKDRTLFEMENHAYAKMQSYAQEQITL, encoded by the coding sequence GTGAATATTGAAATTTTAAAGTGTCATGGGTCGAACAATGATTTTGTGTTAATAGATGAAATGACTGGAGCTTACGCTTTTTCAGAGGAGGACAGGGTCGCCATTGCGAAATCTCTTTGTGACCGTAACAGCATTGTGGGAGCGGATGGAATATTGTTCGTCCTACCGAGCGATGTGGCGGAAGCACAGATGCGAATGTTTAATCCAGACGGATCAGAAGCGGAAATGTGCGGGAACGGTCTACGTTGTGTGGCGCGTTACGTAACCGAGAAACTGGGGAAAGATGAGGTTGTGATTGAAACCCCTGAAGCAAACTTACCTGTTGTGAAGAAAGAAGAAATGTATGAAGATATTCCTTCCTTTGAGGTTAACATTGAACCGGTCTCATTCGATGCAGCATCTCTTCCGCTGAAATCAGCGCATCAAATTCACATAGAACAACCGATCCCTGTATTGTCTAAGGATCTGACATTTACAGCGTTAAGTGTACCGAATCCACACTTAATTACGGTGGTACCTGAAATACATGATGAGAACTTATCTTGGTTAGGGAAAGTTGCGAATCAGGATAAAGAGTTGCTCCCAAATGGTGTGAATGTAAGCTACGTCCAGCCATTAGGAGACCAGAAGATTTTTGTTCGTACGTATGAGCGTGGTGTAGGACTGACCAACGCATGTGGCACAGCCATGTCAGCTTCAGCACTTACAACGGTTATTGTAGAGATGAATCAGTTGAATGAAGAGATCTTTGTCTTTAATCGAGGTGGATTCGTGATTTGTACGGCTTTAAAAGACGGAGATGATTATGTAATTAAACTGCGTGGAAATGCAACATACGTCTATCAGTCAACCGTACAACTCGATGTAGCTTCAGGCGAGGTTAAAGAAATGAAAGACCGAACGTTATTTGAGATGGAAAATCACGCCTATGCAAAAATGCAATCCTACGCACAAGAACAGATTACTCTATAA
- a CDS encoding DUF3892 domain-containing protein: MSEKIVAVRKNNEGSIVEMKLSSGQVVGYKEAQQMARDGQIEHVNLIRGKDNEEHLRSEPDGDPTNNLANLPLF, encoded by the coding sequence ATGAGTGAAAAAATCGTAGCAGTCCGAAAGAATAACGAAGGTTCAATCGTAGAGATGAAATTATCATCAGGACAAGTTGTAGGCTATAAAGAAGCGCAACAAATGGCGCGAGATGGTCAAATTGAACATGTGAACCTTATTCGTGGTAAGGACAACGAAGAACATCTGCGAAGCGAACCAGACGGAGACCCAACGAATAACTTAGCCAACTTACCATTATTCTAA